In uncultured Bacteroides sp., one genomic interval encodes:
- the rpsK gene encoding 30S ribosomal protein S11, translating to MAKKTVAAKKRNVKVDANGQLHVHSSFNNIIVSLANSEGQIISWSSAGKMGFRGSKKNTPYAAQMAAQDCAKIAYDLGLRKVKAYVKGPGNGRESAIRTIHGAGIEVTEIVDVTPLPHNGCRPPKRRRV from the coding sequence ATGGCAAAAAAAACAGTCGCAGCTAAGAAAAGAAATGTAAAGGTTGATGCTAATGGACAATTACATGTTCATTCATCATTCAACAACATTATTGTTTCTTTAGCAAACAGTGAAGGTCAGATTATCTCATGGTCTTCAGCAGGAAAGATGGGATTTAGAGGTTCTAAAAAGAACACTCCTTATGCAGCTCAGATGGCTGCACAAGATTGTGCAAAAATTGCATATGATCTTGGCTTGAGAAAAGTTAAAGCATATGTAAAAGGACCAGGAAACGGACGTGAATCAGCTATTAGAACTATTCATGGTGCCGGTATTGAAGTTACTGAAATTGTAGACGTAACCCCACTTCCACATAATGGTTGTCGTCCTCCAAAAAGAAGGAGAGTCTAA
- the rplE gene encoding 50S ribosomal protein L5: protein MSNTASLKKEYAERIAPALKEQFQYSSSMQVPVLKKIVINQGLGSAVADKKIIEVAINEMTAITGQKAVATISRKDIANFKLRKKMPIGVMVTLRRERMYEFLEKLVRVALPRIRDFKGIESKFDGKGNYTLGIQEQIIFPEINIDSITKILGMNITFVTTAQSDEEGYALLKEFGLPFKNSKKD, encoded by the coding sequence ATGAGTAATACTGCTAGCCTTAAGAAAGAATATGCAGAGCGTATTGCGCCTGCATTAAAAGAACAATTTCAATATAGTTCATCTATGCAAGTTCCAGTTCTTAAAAAGATTGTTATCAATCAAGGTTTAGGATCTGCTGTTGCTGATAAGAAAATTATTGAAGTTGCAATAAATGAGATGACTGCGATTACTGGTCAGAAAGCTGTTGCTACAATTTCTCGTAAGGATATTGCAAACTTTAAGTTACGTAAAAAAATGCCTATCGGTGTGATGGTTACTTTACGTCGTGAAAGAATGTATGAGTTCCTTGAAAAATTGGTTCGTGTTGCTTTGCCTCGTATTCGTGACTTTAAAGGTATTGAAAGTAAATTTGATGGTAAAGGTAACTATACTTTAGGTATTCAGGAACAAATTATTTTCCCTGAAATCAATATTGATAGTATTACTAAAATTCTTGGTATGAACATAACTTTCGTTACAACTGCTCAGTCAGATGAAGAAGGATATGCTTTATTGAAAGAATTTGGTTTACCTTTTAAAAACTCAAAAAAAGACTAA
- the rpsC gene encoding 30S ribosomal protein S3, translating into MGQKVNPISNRLGIIRGWDSNWYGGDNYGDSLLEDSKIRKYLNARLAKASVSRIVIERTLKLVTITVCTARPGIIIGKGGQEVDKLKEELKKITDKDIQINIFEVKRPELDAVIVANNIARQVEGKIAYRRAIKMAIANTMRMGAEGIKVQISGRLNGAEMARSEMYKEGRTPLHTFRADIDYCHAEALTKVGLLGVKVWICRGEVFGKKELAPNFTQSKEGGRGNAGSRDGGKNFKRKKNNR; encoded by the coding sequence ATGGGACAAAAAGTTAATCCAATAAGTAACCGTTTAGGAATTATCAGAGGATGGGATTCCAATTGGTATGGTGGCGATAATTATGGTGATTCTTTGCTAGAAGATAGCAAGATTCGTAAATATCTTAATGCAAGACTTGCAAAAGCAAGTGTATCAAGAATAGTTATTGAGCGCACACTGAAACTTGTTACAATAACCGTATGTACAGCCCGTCCAGGTATTATCATCGGTAAGGGTGGTCAGGAAGTTGATAAGTTAAAAGAAGAGTTGAAGAAGATCACTGATAAAGATATTCAAATTAATATCTTTGAAGTAAAAAGACCTGAGTTAGATGCTGTAATTGTAGCAAATAACATTGCTCGCCAGGTAGAGGGTAAGATTGCTTACCGTCGTGCTATTAAAATGGCTATCGCAAATACAATGCGTATGGGAGCAGAAGGTATCAAAGTGCAAATTTCAGGACGTTTGAATGGAGCTGAAATGGCTCGTTCTGAAATGTATAAGGAAGGAAGAACTCCATTACACACATTTAGAGCAGATATTGACTATTGTCATGCTGAGGCATTGACTAAGGTTGGACTTCTTGGTGTGAAAGTTTGGATTTGTAGAGGTGAGGTTTTTGGCAAGAAAGAACTTGCTCCTAACTTTACTCAAAGCAAAGAAGGAGGCCGTGGTAATGCTGGTAGCAGAGACGGTGGGAAAAACTTCAAAAGAAAGAAAAATAATCGCTAA
- the rplP gene encoding 50S ribosomal protein L16 gives MLQPKKTKFRRQQKGRMKGNAQRGNQLAFGSFGIKALQNKWITGRQIEAARIAVTRYMQRQGQIWIRIFPDKPITKKPAEVRMGKGKGSPEGFVAPVTPGRIMIEVEGVSYEIAKEALRLAAQKLPVTTKFIVRRDYDTQNQNA, from the coding sequence ATGTTACAACCGAAAAAGACAAAATTCAGAAGACAACAAAAGGGTCGCATGAAAGGTAATGCCCAAAGAGGCAACCAACTCGCTTTTGGTTCTTTTGGTATAAAAGCTTTGCAAAATAAATGGATTACAGGTAGACAGATTGAAGCTGCCCGTATTGCTGTTACTAGATATATGCAACGTCAAGGCCAGATTTGGATCAGAATATTTCCGGATAAACCTATTACAAAGAAACCAGCAGAAGTGCGTATGGGTAAAGGTAAAGGTAGTCCTGAAGGATTCGTAGCTCCTGTTACTCCTGGTAGAATTATGATTGAAGTAGAAGGCGTATCCTATGAAATCGCTAAAGAAGCATTGCGTTTAGCAGCTCAGAAGCTTCCTGTCACTACTAAGTTTATAGTAAGACGTGATTATGATACTCAAAATCAAAATGCATAA
- the rpmC gene encoding 50S ribosomal protein L29: MKIAEIREINTKELVERIEAEVAGYNQMVLNHSISPLDNPAQIKQLRRTIARMKSELRQRELNNK; this comes from the coding sequence ATGAAAATTGCAGAAATTAGAGAAATAAATACCAAAGAACTGGTAGAAAGAATTGAGGCTGAAGTAGCCGGCTATAACCAAATGGTGTTAAACCATTCTATCTCCCCTTTGGATAATCCTGCACAAATAAAACAGTTACGCAGGACGATTGCGCGTATGAAATCAGAATTACGCCAAAGAGAACTTAACAATAAATAA
- the rpsM gene encoding 30S ribosomal protein S13 produces MAIRIVGVDLPQNKRGEIALTYVYGVGRSSSAKILDKAGVDRDVKVKDWTDDQAAKIREIIGAEFKVEGDLRSEVQLNIKRLMDIGCYRGVRHRIGLPVRGQGTKNNARTRKGRKKTVANKKKATK; encoded by the coding sequence ATGGCTATAAGAATAGTTGGTGTAGATTTACCTCAGAATAAAAGAGGTGAGATAGCGTTAACCTATGTATATGGAGTAGGTCGCAGTAGTTCAGCTAAGATTTTGGATAAGGCTGGAGTTGACAGAGATGTTAAAGTTAAAGATTGGACTGATGATCAAGCTGCTAAAATCCGTGAAATTATTGGCGCAGAATTCAAAGTAGAAGGTGATCTTCGTTCTGAAGTTCAACTAAACATTAAGCGATTAATGGATATTGGTTGCTACCGTGGTGTTCGTCACCGTATTGGCTTACCTGTTAGAGGTCAAGGCACTAAGAACAATGCACGTACACGTAAGGGTAGAAAGAAAACAGTTGCAAATAAGAAAAAAGCTACTAAATAA
- the map gene encoding type I methionyl aminopeptidase has translation MIFLKTEDEIELLRASNLLVGKALAEVAKLIKPGVTTRELDKVAEEFIRDNGAIPTFKGFPNQYGDPFPSTLCTSVNDQVVHGIPNDNPLEDGDIVSIDCGTFMNGFCGDSAYTFCVGDVDPEVRKLLRVTKESLYVGIQNAVVGKRLGDIGYAIQQYCESNSYGVVREFVGHGIGKDMHEDPQVPNYGKRGYGTLLKKGLCIAIEPMITLGSREIVMERDGWTVRTRDRKAAAHFEHTIAVGPNGADILSTFDYVEQVLSDKAI, from the coding sequence ATGATATTTCTTAAAACTGAAGATGAGATAGAACTACTACGAGCAAGTAATTTGCTCGTAGGTAAAGCATTAGCAGAAGTAGCAAAGCTTATTAAACCAGGTGTTACTACCCGTGAGCTTGATAAAGTAGCTGAAGAGTTCATTAGAGATAATGGTGCTATTCCTACTTTTAAAGGATTTCCTAATCAATATGGTGATCCGTTTCCAAGCACTCTTTGTACTTCTGTTAATGATCAAGTAGTACATGGTATACCAAATGATAATCCATTGGAGGATGGTGATATTGTTTCGATTGACTGTGGTACATTTATGAATGGTTTTTGCGGAGATTCAGCTTATACCTTTTGTGTAGGTGATGTTGATCCGGAAGTTCGTAAATTATTAAGAGTTACAAAAGAGTCACTTTATGTTGGCATACAGAATGCTGTTGTTGGTAAACGTCTAGGTGATATCGGGTATGCAATACAACAATATTGTGAGTCTAATTCATATGGTGTCGTGAGAGAATTTGTTGGTCACGGTATTGGTAAAGATATGCATGAAGATCCTCAGGTTCCTAATTATGGGAAACGTGGATATGGCACATTACTTAAAAAAGGATTGTGCATAGCTATCGAGCCAATGATCACATTAGGTTCTCGCGAAATCGTTATGGAACGTGATGGTTGGACTGTCAGAACCAGAGACCGCAAAGCAGCTGCACATTTCGAACATACAATTGCTGTAGGTCCTAATGGTGCTGATATACTGTCTACTTTTGATTATGTTGAACAAGTTTTAAGTGATAAAGCGATTTAA
- the rplX gene encoding 50S ribosomal protein L24, with amino-acid sequence MSKLHIKKGDTVLVNAGEDKGKTGRVLKVLVKKERAIVEGMNLVSKSTKPNAKNPQGGIVKQEASIHISNLNLVDPKTGKATRVGRKESSDGTLVRYSKKSGEEIK; translated from the coding sequence ATGAGTAAATTACATATAAAAAAAGGCGACACAGTTTTGGTCAATGCCGGTGAAGATAAAGGCAAAACTGGACGCGTGTTGAAAGTTCTTGTTAAAAAAGAACGTGCAATTGTTGAAGGCATGAATCTGGTATCTAAAAGTACTAAACCAAATGCTAAGAACCCTCAAGGTGGTATTGTAAAGCAAGAAGCTTCTATACATATCTCTAACTTAAACCTTGTAGATCCGAAGACTGGAAAAGCAACACGTGTTGGGAGAAAAGAAAGTTCTGATGGAACTTTAGTGCGTTATTCTAAAAAATCAGGAGAGGAGATTAAGTAA
- the rpsN gene encoding 30S ribosomal protein S14: protein MAKESMKAREVKRAKLVAKYAEKRAQLKKDGDYDALQALPKNASPVRLHNRCKLTGRPKGYIRQFGISRIQFREMASNGLIPGVKKASW, encoded by the coding sequence ATGGCAAAAGAATCAATGAAAGCTCGCGAAGTAAAGAGAGCAAAACTTGTAGCCAAATATGCTGAAAAGAGAGCTCAGTTAAAAAAAGACGGTGATTATGATGCATTACAGGCTTTGCCTAAGAATGCATCACCTGTTCGTTTACACAATCGTTGTAAACTAACTGGTCGTCCAAAGGGCTATATTCGTCAGTTTGGTATTTCAAGAATTCAATTTCGTGAAATGGCATCTAATGGTCTTATTCCCGGAGTTAAAAAAGCAAGCTGGTAA
- the rpmD gene encoding 50S ribosomal protein L30: MSTIKIKQIKSRIGAPADQKRTLDALGLRKLNRVVEHEETPSILGMVSKVKHLVTIIK, encoded by the coding sequence ATGTCGACTATTAAGATCAAACAAATAAAAAGTAGAATTGGTGCTCCAGCTGATCAAAAGAGAACGCTTGATGCATTAGGACTTCGCAAATTGAATCGTGTGGTTGAGCACGAAGAAACTCCTTCAATTCTTGGTATGGTATCTAAAGTTAAACACTTGGTAACCATCATTAAGTAA
- the rpsQ gene encoding 30S ribosomal protein S17 yields the protein MEARNLRKERTGVVLSNKMDKTITVAAKFKEKHPIYGKFVSKTKKYHAHDESNDCNIGDTVRISETRPLSKTKRWRVVEIIERAK from the coding sequence ATGGAAGCTAGAAATTTAAGAAAAGAAAGAACTGGGGTTGTTCTTAGCAACAAAATGGATAAAACTATTACTGTTGCAGCTAAGTTTAAAGAAAAACACCCTATCTATGGTAAGTTCGTAAGTAAAACGAAGAAATACCATGCTCATGATGAAAGTAATGATTGTAACATTGGTGACACTGTTAGAATCAGTGAGACTCGTCCTTTGAGTAAGACAAAGAGATGGAGAGTAGTTGAAATAATTGAAAGAGCTAAGTAA
- the rplO gene encoding 50S ribosomal protein L15: protein MNLSNLKPAEGSTKTRKRVGRGSGSGLGGTSTRGHKGAKSRSGYSRKIGFEGGQMPLQRRVPKFGFKNINRVEYKALNLDSLQKLAEAKSLSKVGINDFIEAGFISSNQLVKILGNGSLTSKLDVEANAFSKSAVAAIESLGGNAVKL, encoded by the coding sequence ATGAACTTAAGTAATTTAAAACCTGCAGAAGGATCTACCAAAACAAGAAAAAGAGTCGGTCGTGGCTCTGGTTCAGGCTTAGGTGGTACTTCTACAAGAGGTCACAAAGGAGCAAAATCAAGATCTGGTTATTCTAGAAAGATTGGTTTTGAAGGTGGACAGATGCCTCTCCAACGTCGTGTCCCTAAATTTGGTTTTAAGAATATAAATAGAGTAGAATATAAAGCCTTAAATCTTGATTCTTTGCAAAAACTAGCTGAAGCTAAAAGTTTGTCAAAAGTTGGTATTAATGACTTTATTGAAGCTGGATTTATCTCTTCAAATCAATTGGTGAAGATTTTAGGTAATGGTAGCTTAACAAGCAAACTTGATGTAGAAGCTAATGCTTTTTCAAAGAGTGCAGTTGCAGCCATTGAGTCTTTAGGTGGAAATGCTGTAAAACTCTAA
- the infA gene encoding translation initiation factor IF-1, translating to MAKQSAIEQDGVIVEALSNAMFHVELENGHEITAHISGKMRMHYIKILPGDKVRVEMSPYDLSKGRIVFRYK from the coding sequence ATGGCGAAACAATCTGCAATAGAACAAGATGGAGTTATCGTTGAAGCATTGTCTAACGCAATGTTTCATGTAGAGTTAGAAAATGGGCATGAGATTACTGCTCATATCTCAGGAAAAATGAGAATGCATTACATTAAAATTTTGCCTGGTGATAAAGTGAGAGTGGAAATGTCCCCTTATGATTTATCTAAAGGAAGAATCGTTTTTAGATATAAATAA
- the rplV gene encoding 50S ribosomal protein L22 has translation MGARKKISADKRKEALKTMYFAKLQNVPTSPRKMRLVADMIRGMEVNRALGVLKFSSKEASARVEKLLRSAIANWEQKNERKAEGGELFVTKIFVDCGATLKRMRPAPQGRGYRIRKRSNHVTLFVDSKSTNDNQN, from the coding sequence ATGGGAGCAAGAAAGAAAATATCGGCTGATAAAAGAAAAGAAGCCCTTAAAACCATGTATTTTGCCAAATTGCAAAATGTTCCGACCTCTCCACGTAAGATGCGTCTTGTGGCTGATATGATCCGTGGTATGGAAGTGAACAGAGCTCTTGGTGTTTTGAAGTTTTCATCGAAGGAAGCTTCTGCAAGAGTTGAGAAATTGTTGCGCTCTGCTATTGCTAACTGGGAACAGAAAAACGAACGTAAAGCAGAAGGCGGTGAATTATTTGTAACAAAGATTTTTGTTGATTGTGGAGCAACATTGAAAAGAATGAGACCTGCACCACAGGGGAGAGGTTACAGAATTCGTAAACGCTCAAATCACGTGACTTTGTTCGTTGATTCTAAGAGTACTAATGATAATCAAAATTAA
- the rpsH gene encoding 30S ribosomal protein S8 translates to MTDPIADYLTRLRNAIGAKHRVVEIPASNLKKEITKILFEKGYILNYKFVEDGPQGTIKVALKYDSVNKVNAIKKLIRISSPGLRKYTGYKDMPRVINGLGIAIISTSKGVMTNKEAAELKIGGEVLCYVY, encoded by the coding sequence ATGACTGATCCAATAGCAGATTATTTAACGAGGTTGAGAAACGCAATCGGTGCAAAGCACAGAGTTGTTGAAATTCCTGCCTCTAACCTTAAAAAGGAAATTACAAAAATCCTTTTTGAGAAAGGCTACATTCTTAATTACAAGTTTGTAGAAGATGGACCTCAAGGAACTATTAAAGTTGCCTTGAAGTATGATTCCGTTAACAAAGTTAACGCGATCAAAAAACTGATTAGAATATCTTCTCCAGGTTTACGTAAGTATACTGGATACAAAGATATGCCACGTGTTATTAATGGTTTGGGTATTGCTATAATATCTACTTCCAAAGGTGTAATGACTAACAAAGAGGCTGCTGAGCTTAAAATTGGCGGAGAAGTCTTGTGTTATGTATATTAA
- the rpmJ gene encoding 50S ribosomal protein L36 has protein sequence MKVRASLKKRTPECKIVRRNGCLYVINKKNPKYKQRQG, from the coding sequence ATGAAAGTAAGAGCATCATTAAAAAAACGTACGCCGGAATGCAAAATCGTTAGACGTAATGGCTGTTTGTATGTTATTAATAAGAAAAATCCTAAGTATAAACAACGTCAAGGATAA
- the rplF gene encoding 50S ribosomal protein L6 — protein MSRIGKLPISIPAGVSVTLKDDVVTVKGPKGELSQYVNPLIKVEVADNQILLTRNSDERQERAFHGLYRSLINNMVVGVSEGYKKELELVGVGYRATSNGNIIEFALGYSHNIFLQLPLEVKVETKSERNKNPLIILESCDKQLLGQVCSKIRSFRKPEPYKGKGIKFVGEEIRRKSGKSAGAK, from the coding sequence ATGTCTAGAATAGGAAAATTACCCATTAGTATCCCAGCTGGAGTATCAGTTACTCTGAAAGATGATGTGGTTACTGTAAAAGGACCAAAGGGAGAATTAAGTCAGTATGTTAATCCTCTTATTAAAGTGGAGGTAGCTGATAATCAGATTTTATTGACTCGTAATAGCGATGAAAGACAAGAAAGAGCATTTCATGGTCTTTATCGTTCTTTGATTAATAACATGGTTGTTGGTGTTTCTGAAGGTTACAAGAAAGAGCTTGAGTTAGTTGGTGTTGGTTACCGTGCAACAAGCAATGGTAACATTATCGAATTTGCTCTTGGTTATTCACATAATATTTTCTTGCAATTGCCTTTAGAAGTTAAAGTTGAAACTAAGTCTGAAAGAAATAAGAATCCTCTTATCATTTTAGAATCTTGTGACAAACAGTTACTAGGTCAAGTTTGTTCAAAAATACGTTCTTTCCGTAAGCCAGAACCATATAAAGGTAAAGGTATTAAATTTGTTGGAGAAGAAATTCGCAGAAAATCGGGCAAATCAGCCGGTGCTAAGTAA
- the rpsD gene encoding 30S ribosomal protein S4: MARYTGPKSRIARKFGEGIFGPDKVLSKKNYPPGQHGNSRKRKTSEYGIQLREKQKAKYTYGVLEKQFRNLFERAESAKGITGEILIQQLELRLDNIVFRLGIGNTRAAARQLVSHRHITVDGKVVNIPSYSVKPGQVIGVRERSKSMEVIANSLAGFNHSKYPWLEWEETSKVGKLLHVPERADIPENIKEQLIVELYSK; this comes from the coding sequence ATGGCTAGATATACAGGTCCTAAATCAAGAATTGCACGTAAATTTGGTGAAGGTATCTTCGGTCCTGATAAAGTATTATCAAAGAAGAATTACCCTCCTGGACAACACGGAAATTCTAGAAAGAGAAAAACTTCAGAATATGGTATCCAACTTCGTGAAAAACAAAAAGCGAAATATACTTATGGAGTTTTAGAAAAACAATTCCGTAATCTATTTGAAAGAGCTGAAAGTGCTAAAGGTATTACTGGTGAGATCCTTATTCAACAATTGGAACTTCGTCTTGATAATATCGTATTCCGTTTAGGTATTGGAAATACACGTGCAGCAGCTCGCCAGTTGGTAAGTCACAGACACATCACTGTTGATGGGAAAGTAGTTAATATTCCTTCTTATTCAGTTAAACCAGGTCAGGTAATTGGCGTACGTGAAAGATCTAAATCTATGGAAGTGATTGCAAATTCACTTGCAGGTTTTAATCACAGCAAATATCCTTGGTTAGAATGGGAAGAAACTTCAAAGGTTGGCAAATTATTGCATGTTCCTGAAAGAGCAGACATCCCTGAAAACATTAAAGAGCAGTTGATTGTAGAGTTGTATTCTAAATAA
- the rplR gene encoding 50S ribosomal protein L18 — translation MTTKIERRIKIKYRVRNKISGTTGCPRMSVFRSNKQIYVQIIDDLCGKTLASASSLGLEEKLAKKEQAAKVGELIAKKAQEAGITTVVFDRNGYLYHGRVKEVADAARNGGLKF, via the coding sequence ATGACAACAAAAATAGAAAGACGAATTAAAATTAAATACAGAGTACGTAATAAGATCTCTGGTACTACCGGATGTCCACGTATGAGTGTGTTTAGAAGTAACAAACAAATCTATGTTCAAATCATTGATGATTTGTGTGGAAAAACTTTAGCTTCTGCTTCTTCTCTTGGTCTTGAAGAAAAATTAGCAAAGAAAGAACAAGCTGCTAAAGTTGGTGAATTGATCGCTAAAAAAGCGCAGGAAGCAGGTATTACAACTGTTGTATTCGATCGTAATGGTTACTTATATCATGGGAGAGTAAAAGAGGTAGCTGATGCTGCTCGTAACGGTGGACTTAAATTTTAA
- the secY gene encoding preprotein translocase subunit SecY, giving the protein MRKAIETLKNIWKIEDLRQRILITILFVAIYRFGSFVVLPGINPGMLTQLHKQTSEGLLALLNMFSGGAFSNASVFALGIMPYISASIVIQLLAIAVPYFQKLQREGESGRIKINQYTRYLTIAILLFQAPSYLMNLKAQAGPSLNPSLNWTLFMITSTIILAAGSMFILWLGERITDKGIGNGISLIIMVGIIARLPQALSQEVVSRTTDTGAGGLIMFLFEIVFLLLVIAGAIMLVQGTRKVPVQYAKRIVGNKQYGGARQYIPLKVNAANVMPIIFAQAIMFIPVAIIGYSNVASASGVARALTNHTGFWYNFVFAVMIILFTYFYTAITINPNQMAEDMKRNNGFIPGIKPGKKTAEYIDEIMSRITLPGSLFLAAVAIMPAFAGIFGVKAEFAQFFGGTSLLILVGVVLDTLQQVESHLLMRHYDGLLKSGRIKGRSGSVAAY; this is encoded by the coding sequence ATGAGAAAAGCTATTGAAACATTAAAAAATATATGGAAGATTGAGGATCTGAGACAACGGATCCTCATCACTATATTATTTGTAGCGATTTATCGTTTTGGTTCCTTTGTAGTTTTGCCAGGCATTAATCCTGGAATGTTAACTCAACTGCATAAGCAAACTAGTGAAGGTCTATTAGCTTTGTTGAACATGTTCTCTGGAGGAGCATTTTCTAATGCTTCTGTTTTCGCTTTGGGTATAATGCCTTATATCTCTGCTTCAATTGTTATTCAACTTTTAGCAATTGCAGTTCCTTATTTTCAGAAACTGCAACGTGAAGGAGAAAGTGGTAGAATAAAAATTAACCAGTATACTCGTTATTTAACTATAGCAATATTATTGTTTCAAGCTCCTTCTTATTTGATGAATTTGAAAGCACAAGCTGGTCCTTCTTTGAATCCTTCATTGAACTGGACTTTATTTATGATAACTTCTACAATCATTTTGGCTGCTGGAAGTATGTTCATATTGTGGCTTGGTGAGAGAATAACAGACAAGGGTATAGGCAACGGTATTTCATTAATTATTATGGTTGGTATTATAGCACGTCTTCCACAGGCTTTGTCTCAGGAAGTTGTGTCTCGTACTACTGATACTGGTGCGGGTGGTCTGATCATGTTCTTATTTGAAATTGTCTTCTTGTTATTAGTTATTGCTGGTGCTATCATGCTGGTACAAGGTACTAGAAAAGTTCCTGTACAATATGCAAAGAGAATTGTTGGTAATAAACAATACGGTGGTGCTAGACAGTATATCCCTTTGAAAGTTAATGCTGCTAATGTAATGCCTATTATATTTGCTCAAGCTATTATGTTTATTCCAGTAGCTATTATTGGATATTCAAATGTGGCAAGTGCAAGTGGTGTTGCTCGTGCATTAACTAACCATACAGGATTTTGGTATAATTTTGTTTTTGCTGTTATGATTATTCTTTTCACATATTTCTATACAGCAATAACAATTAATCCTAACCAGATGGCAGAGGATATGAAGAGAAATAATGGTTTTATTCCAGGAATTAAACCTGGTAAGAAAACAGCAGAGTATATTGATGAGATTATGTCTCGCATAACTTTACCTGGTTCTTTATTCTTGGCTGCGGTAGCAATTATGCCTGCTTTTGCTGGTATATTTGGTGTTAAAGCTGAATTTGCTCAATTCTTCGGTGGAACTTCATTGTTGATTCTAGTTGGGGTTGTACTTGATACTCTTCAACAAGTTGAGAGTCATCTTTTGATGAGACACTATGATGGATTGTTAAAATCTGGAAGAATAAAAGGACGTTCAGGCAGCGTTGCTGCGTATTAA
- the rpsE gene encoding 30S ribosomal protein S5 has protein sequence MAGISNRIKISSDIELKDRLVAINRVTKVTKGGRTFSFSAIVVVGNEDGVIGWGLGKAGEVTAAIAKGVESAKKNLIKVPVLKGTVPHEQTARFGGAEVFIKPASHGTGVVAGGAMRAVLESVGVTDVLAKSKGSSNPHNLVKATIVALGEMRDARTVAQNRGISMDKVFRG, from the coding sequence ATGGCAGGAATAAGTAATCGAATTAAAATATCTAGTGATATTGAGCTTAAAGACAGATTAGTTGCTATTAATCGTGTTACAAAAGTAACAAAGGGTGGTAGAACTTTCAGTTTTTCTGCAATAGTAGTTGTTGGTAACGAAGATGGTGTTATTGGTTGGGGACTTGGTAAAGCTGGTGAAGTAACTGCAGCAATCGCTAAAGGTGTTGAGTCAGCTAAAAAGAACTTAATTAAAGTGCCAGTTTTAAAAGGAACCGTTCCTCATGAACAAACTGCAAGATTTGGTGGAGCTGAGGTATTTATTAAACCAGCTTCACACGGTACAGGAGTTGTAGCAGGTGGTGCTATGCGTGCAGTACTTGAAAGCGTTGGTGTAACTGATGTTTTGGCTAAATCTAAAGGTTCTTCTAATCCTCACAATCTTGTTAAAGCTACAATTGTAGCTTTAGGTGAGATGAGAGATGCAAGAACTGTAGCTCAGAACAGAGGTATTAGTATGGATAAAGTATTTAGAGGATAA
- the rplN gene encoding 50S ribosomal protein L14, whose protein sequence is MIQTESRLTVCDNSGAKEVLCIRVLGGTGRRYASVGDVIVVSVKSVIPSSDIKKGVVSKALIVRTKKEIRRADGSYIRFDDNACVLLNNAGEIRGSRIFGPVARELRATNMKVVSLAPEVL, encoded by the coding sequence ATGATACAAACAGAATCCAGACTTACAGTATGTGACAATAGTGGAGCTAAAGAAGTTTTGTGTATCCGTGTTTTGGGTGGTACAGGACGTCGTTATGCTTCTGTTGGGGATGTTATTGTAGTTTCAGTAAAAAGTGTTATCCCTTCGAGTGATATTAAAAAAGGTGTTGTGTCTAAAGCTTTGATTGTACGTACAAAGAAAGAAATCCGTCGTGCTGATGGTTCGTACATTCGTTTTGATGATAATGCTTGTGTTTTGTTAAATAACGCAGGTGAAATTAGAGGAAGTAGAATCTTTGGACCGGTTGCGAGAGAACTTCGTGCTACAAACATGAAGGTTGTTTCATTAGCACCAGAGGTACTTTAA